The DNA region GATGGCAATCAATGAGGTGACTATCGGCGCCGGCCCCGATGACGGCGGCACCCGGAAGTCGACGGTAAGGGTAGGAGGCGAGAAGGCCCTCCCTTACATGCACTTCGAGGGGCCCACGCCCAACCGCACCGTCGTCGCCATGGAAGTCTGGGACTGCCCGCCCGCGGACTGGGCGCCTTCGCTCGTCGACGCGCTTGGCGACGTCGTCAACTCACCCGCCGAGTGGGCGAAAGCCTGCGAAGAGAAGTTCGGCGCAGAGATGATCTGCCTGACGCTGAAGGGCGCCCACCCCGAATTCGGCGACGCCTCACCGGACGATTCCGCCGCCGTCGTGAAGTCGGTCCTCGCGGCCACCGGCCTGCCCCTCATCATCTGGGGCTGTGATCACGACGAGAAGGACAACCTGGTCTTGCCGAAGTGCAGCCAGGCGGCCGCCGGCGAACGCTGCCTCATCGGGACGATCAAGGACGACAACTACAAGACACTCACGGCCGCCTGCCTGGCAGACGGACACAACCTCATCGGCGAAAGCCCGATCGACATCAACATAGCCAAGCAGGTCAACATCCTCGCCTCCGATATGGGGTTCCCCCTGGAGCGCATGGTCATGTTCCCGTCCACCGGCGCCCTCGGCTACGGCATCGAGTACGTCTACTCGATTCAGGAGCGGGGCCGTCTCGCCGCGCTGGGCGGCGACAAGATGATGGCGATGCCGGTCATCTGCCAGGTCGGCCAGGAGGCGTGGCGGGCCAAGGAGGCGAAGGCGACGGCCGAGGAATTCCCCCAGTGGGGCAACGAGACCGACCGCGGCGCGCTTTGGGAGATGACGACGGCGGTTACCTTGCTCCAGGCCGGCGCCGACATAATCGTAATGCGGCACCCCAAGGCGGTCGCCGCAACGAAGAAGGTGATCGCGCAACTGATGAAGGACTGACCGGAGCCGAGGCCATTCGCCCGGCTCTCCTTATGAGCAGCATCTAGATAAGGAGATGTCCATGATCGTAATCGGTGAACGGATCAATGGCATGTTCACGTCCATCGGCGACGCCATCGCAGCCAAGGACAAGAAGCCGGTCCAAGAGATGGCGGAGAAACAGCTCGCCGCCGGCGCCGACGTGCTCGATATCAATGTCGGCACCAGGGTCCCCAAGGCGGAGCGGCCCGAAGTAATGAAGTGGCTCGTGGAAGCGACCCGGGAGGTCACGAACGCCCCCCTTGCCATCGACAATCCGAACATCGAGGTCGTCCGCGCCGGACTGGAAGCAGCCTGCAGCAAGGGCCCCGCAATCATCAACTCCACTACCGGCGCCCAGGACAAGCTGGACCCGTTCATGGACCTGGCAAAGGAGTTCGGCACGGGCATCATCGGCCTCGCCATCGACG from Dehalococcoidia bacterium includes:
- a CDS encoding acetyl-CoA decarbonylase/synthase complex subunit delta, producing MPLPDATERWTMAINEVTIGAGPDDGGTRKSTVRVGGEKALPYMHFEGPTPNRTVVAMEVWDCPPADWAPSLVDALGDVVNSPAEWAKACEEKFGAEMICLTLKGAHPEFGDASPDDSAAVVKSVLAATGLPLIIWGCDHDEKDNLVLPKCSQAAAGERCLIGTIKDDNYKTLTAACLADGHNLIGESPIDINIAKQVNILASDMGFPLERMVMFPSTGALGYGIEYVYSIQERGRLAALGGDKMMAMPVICQVGQEAWRAKEAKATAEEFPQWGNETDRGALWEMTTAVTLLQAGADIIVMRHPKAVAATKKVIAQLMKD